From the genome of Fusarium oxysporum f. sp. lycopersici 4287 chromosome 3, whole genome shotgun sequence, one region includes:
- a CDS encoding hypothetical protein (At least one base has a quality score < 10), with the protein MSSSPPLQSLANNGILSSVPGFRRLVPLPVSTSESTSSGSDQGPSLLSHLRPRANLTKIACESCRKRKVKCCGERPKCRGCINRGVQCHYQAASWDLKRKYDEIREKSNIYEQLCYLLTYLPEREVQGILRRLREGADVATTMRQVKDGDLPLQPAWAPGTRLHYEFPYSTSMPAALLSPDNPYLGSTVFEITSHALPQSAEQTEAWASQPETIYMTPYNIAELMDPYIPNIQISRWTSVETDDELLRALLRAYFLYDYANYTCFQKDIFLQAMRDSDTRFCSPLLVNAVLAEACHSYRKATHRAQYWRPETLGYRFLAEAKRLWALESGKCKLTTLHAAMVLHVIYTMNGMDQVGISYLLQSVQLAQSLKLFAPEQTEGRTKTARVFTAWALYRWQSLQAFHNMRASLIRGPPATPMPDLDEEPSWYGELWLRYPPSSTLVPMHFGYVYRAQTELRRISNGITCIMFTGQKTARSLPSSELDRLQKVLDDWYIALPEPIKSHKAVLPCQLIMHMEYCVLLFKVAQMVQEGMKPPRLSTGVKALNNNTQHSRAVAYALRCLETVLRLYYLRHSFEHGDTYLTYFLSILANTTIENMNRDSVSPDDTETLKILRATLLLAVKGLYDQGQHVYVSSAMCRLIRDRMTKEDMDALRRHTTWKDDQPLVPQYVRSTFPVTIVMLEEDWQMETVENLAKKYDQLALEANEGESSMVITPDGKSEQTG; encoded by the exons ATGTCCTCCTCCCCTCCACTACAATCTCTCGCCAACAACGGAATACTTTCGAGTGTCCCCGGATTTCGTAGACTTGTACCACTTCCAGTTTCGACTTCTGAGAGCACCAGCTCTGGCTCCGACCAGGGACCATCTCTACTATCCCATCTCCGTCCTCGAGCCAACCTGACAAAGATCGCCTGTGAATCGTGTCGGAAACGAAAGGTCAAG TGCTGTGGCGAACGTCCGAAATGCAGGGGTTGCATCAACAGGGGTGTCCAATGCCATTACCAGGCTGCAAGCTGGGACCTAAAGCGGAAGTACGATGAGATACGAGAAAAATCCAATATCTATGAACAACTCTGCTACCTCTTGACGTATCTGCCGGAGCGAGAGGTCCAGGGCATCCTCCGCAGACTTCGCGAGGGCGCCGATGTTGCCACAACCATGCGGCAGGTGAAAGACGGCGACCTTCCGCTACAACCAGCATGGGCACCAGGGACACGCCTTCATTATGAGTTTCCTTATTCCACTTCCATGCCTGCTGCTCTATTATCACCGGACAACCCGTATCTCGGCTCCACAGTATTCGAAATTACGTCTCACGCTCTGCCGCAGTCAGCAGAGCAAACGGAGGCTTGGGCAAGCCAGCCTGAGACCATCTACATGACGCCGTATAACATAGCAGAACTGATGGACCCTTACATACCGAACATCCAAATTTCCAGGTGGACATCAGTTGAGACAGACGATGAGTTGCTGCGAGCACTCTTGCGAGCATACTTTCTCTATGACTATGCAAATTACACTTGTTTTCAGAAAGACATCTTCCTCCAGGCCATGAGAGACAGCGATACTCGATTTTGTTCTCCCTTACTTGTCAACGCTGTCCTAGCTGAGGCATGC CATAGTTATCGTAAAGCCACTCACCGTGCCCAGTACTGGAGACCAGAAACTCTGGGCTACAGGTTCCTCGCAGAGGCGAAACGACTCTGGGCGCTAGAGAGCGGTAAGTGCAAGCTCACTACTCTACACGCCGCAATGGTGTTGCATGTCATCTATACCATGAATGGGATGGATCAGGTCGGCATATCTTATCTGCTTCAGTCGGTTCAATTGGCGCAGAGCCTGAAGCTTTTTGCACCGGAGCAAACGGAAGGGAGAACGAAGACTGCCCGTGTATTTACTGCTTGGGCCCTGTATCGCTGGCAATC ATTGCAGGCCTTCCACAATATGAGGGCTTCCCTGATCAGAGGACCTCCAGCGACGCCTATGCCAGACCTAGACGAGGAACCGTCGTGGTATGGGGAACTCTGGTTAAGATACCCGCCCAGTTCGACACTGGTACCAATGCACTTTGGATATGTCTATCGAGCTCAAACGGAACTACGCCGTATTTCAAATGGCATTACCTGTATTATGTTTACGGGCCAAAAAACAGCTCGGAGTTTGCCATCAAGCGAACTTGATCGTTTACAAAAGGTACTCGACGACTGGTACATTGCTCTCCCAGAACCCATCAAGTCGCACAAGGCAGTGCTACCGTGCCAGCTCATAATGCA CATGGAGTACTGCGTCCTGCTCTTTAAAGTCGCTCAAATGGTGCAAGAAGGGATGAAGCCGCCACGCCTATCGACAGGTGTTAAAGCACTTAATAATAACACTCAACATTCTAGAGCTGTTGCATACGCTTTAAGATGCCTCGAAACTGTACTTCGTCTCTACTACCTACGCCACAGCTTCGAGCACGGCGACACATACCTGACCTATTTCCTCTCCATCCTAGCAAATACGACCATCGAGAACATGAATAGGGACTCAGTATCCCCGGATGATACGGAAACTCTTAAAATCCTACGTGCAACGCTTCTCCTCGCTGTTAAAGGCCTCTACGACCAAGGCCAGCACGTATACGTCTCGTCCGCCATGTGCCGGCTGATAAGGGACCGCATGACGAAGGAAGACATGGACGCGCTGAGGCGACACACGACGTGGAAGGACGATCAACCGCTGGTCCCACAATATGTTAGATCGACGTTTCCGGTGACAATTGTGATGCTGGAAGAGGATTGGCAGATGGAGACAGTGGAGAATCTGGCCAAGAAGTATGATCAGTTGGCACTCGAGGCGAATGAGGGTGAAAGTAGTATGGTCATCACGCCGGATGGGAAGTCTGAACAGACTGGATGA
- a CDS encoding hypothetical protein (At least one base has a quality score < 10), with amino-acid sequence MHSSQRAAGAINPLSTTRHNTYKSVKENERRSTR; translated from the coding sequence ATGCATTCGAGCCAGAGGGCTGCTGGCGCCATCAACCCCCTGTCGACGACACGACACAACACATACAAGTCTGTAAAGGAAAATGAGCGGAGGAGTACGAGGTAG
- a CDS encoding phosphoenolpyruvate synthase gives MNDDWTAEPLVLNFEHLARSDVGLVGGKNSSLGEMVRALGPKGIPVPPGFATSSYAYWHYVDANNIRGKIDELVNEWQAGQQTLAEAGHAIRSLFLRGTWPADTAEAILSAYQDLCDKAQVDNLSVAVRSSATAEDLPDASFAGQQETYLNIQGREALLDACRRCYASLFTDRAISYRQIKEFSHASVALSIGVQQMVRSDIGGSGVMFSIDTESGFDKVVLINAAWGLGENVVQGTVNPDEYQSFKPLLSNKNLSPILSKKLGDKSIKMVYGDKCRPTRNVPTSRAEQAAYVLEDEEILQLSRWACLIEEHYGCPMDMEWARDGSSGKLFIVQARPETVQSRRDTAAFKTYKVGERGHILTTGLSIGDKAVAGRICLLNTVSDMDKFIDGSILVTEATDPDWVPVMKRAAAIITDQGGRTSHAAIVSRELGIPAVVGTGNATYVLHTGQDVTVSCAEGDSGLVYDGISEITTQMVYISELPSVRTKIMLNLANPAAAYRWWRLPVDGIGLARMEFVVSNSIQVHPMALIHFEHLKDGEAKREIGKLTAGYASKPDYFVDKLASGLATLCSAVYPKPVIIRMSDFKTNEYARLIGGAEFELKEENPMIGFRGASRYYSPRYKEGFALECRAVKRVREEIGLTNAIVMIPFCRTIKEARKVLDVMEENGLKRGENGLKVYVMCEIPSNVILASSFTEHFDGFSIGSNDLAQLTLGVDRDSGELASLFNEQDEAVKWMIARAIEVARREGCKIGLCGEAPSNHPEFAKFLVDAGIDSISVSPDSFVQVMKHVVASEQGL, from the coding sequence ATGAATGACGATTGGACTGCTGAACCTCTGGTTCTCAACTTTGAGCACCTGGCTCGAAGTGATGTCGGCCTAGTCGGCGGCAAGAATTCCTCCTTGGGCGAAATGGTTCGAGCCCTCGGACCCAAAGGGATTCCAGTGCCACCAGGCTTCGCGACATCCTCCTATGCCTACTGGCACTACGTCGATGCCAATAACATCCGCGGCAAAATCGATGAATTGGTCAATGAATGGCAGGCTGGTCAACAGACACTCGCCGAGGCAGGCCATGCCATACGTAGCTTGTTCCTACGTGGGACATGGCCAGCTGATACTGCAGAGGCCATTTTGTCAGCCTATCAAGACCTTTGTGATAAAGCTCAGGTTGATAATCTGAGTGTTGCAGTACGATCTAGCGCAACAGCTGAAGATCTTCCTGATGCGAGCTTCGCTGGACAGCAGGAGACGTACCTGAATATTCAAGGTAGAGAAGCACTGCTAGATGCCTGTCGACGATGCTACGCTTCACTCTTCACAGATCGAGCCATCAGCTATCGCCAAATCAAGGAGTTCAGCCATGCAAGCGTGGCTCTTTCCATTGGAGTACAACAAATGGTTCGCTCTGATATCGGTGGTTCGGGTGTCATGTTCTCTATAGATACCGAGAGCGGATTCGACAAAGTTGTTCTCATCAATGCTGCTTGGGGTCTTGGCGAGAACGTTGTTCAGGGCACGGTCAACCCGGATGAATACCAATCTTTCAAGCCTCTCTTGTCCAACAAGAATCTTTCACCAATTCTAAGCAAGAAACTTGGCGATAAGTCAATCAAAATGGTTTATGGGGATAAGTGCAGACCTACACGTAATGTCCCCACGTCCAGGGCTGAGCAAGCCGCTTATGTtctcgaggatgaagaaatTCTCCAGCTGTCACGATGGGCATGTCTCATTGAAGAGCATTATGGTTGCCCGATGGATATGGAGTGGGCCAGGGATGGCTCTTCGGGAAAGCTTTTCATCGTCCAGGCCAGACCCGAGACTGTGCAGTCTCGTCGTGACACAGCTGCCTTTAAAACCTACAAGGTTGGTGAACGTGGCCATATATTGACCACTGGACTATCCATTGGTGATAAAGCAGTTGCTGGGCGTATCTGCCTGCTCAATACGGTCTCGGACATGGATAAGTTTATCGATGGATCTATTTTGGTCACCGAGGCTACAGATCCTGACTGGGTGCCTGTCATGAAGCGCGCCGCCGCTATCATCACCGACCAAGGTGGGCGTACTTCTCATGCCGCCATTGTCAGTCGCGAACTAGGTATTCCAGCAGTCGTGGGTACAGGAAATGCCACATACGTTCTGCACACCGGTCAGGATGTCACTGTATCGTGTGCAGAAGGTGATTCAGGTCTTGTCTATGATGGAATCTCGGAAATCACCACCCAGATGGTTTACATATCTGAACTCCCTTCGGTCCGAACAAAGATCATGCTGAATCTGGCCAACCCTGCAGCTGCATACCGCTGGTGGAGACTCCCAGTTGACGGCATCGGACTTGCTCGTATGGAATTTGTCGTCAGCAATTCTATCCAAGTCCATCCTATGGCTCTTATTCACTTCGAACATCTCAAGGATGGAGAAGCCAAGAGAGAAATTGGCAAGTTGACGGCAGGCTATGCCTCCAAGCCTGATTACTTTGTTGACAAGTTGGCATCCGGCCTTGCAACTCTTTGTTCCGCTGTCTACCCTAAACCAGTCATCATCAGGATGAGCGATTTCAAGACCAACGAGTATGCTCGTCTGATAGGTGGTGCTGAGTTTGAACTGAAAGAGGAGAATCCCATGATTGGATTCCGCGGGGCCTCGCGCTATTACTCACCTCGCTACAAAGAGGGGTTCGCTCTGGAATGCCGGGCTGTCAAGAGGGTACGAGAGGAAATAGGTCTCACCAATGCCATCGTCATGATACCCTTCTGCCGAACAATCAAAGAAGCCCGAAAGGTGCTAGACGTTATGGAGGAGAACGGTCTAAAGCGAGGAGAGAATGGTCTTAAGGTCTATGTCATGTGCGAGATTCCATCCAATGTCATTCTGGCCTCGAGCTTCACTGAACACTTTGACGGTTTTTCCATTGGGTCTAATGACCTGGCACAGCTTACGCTCGGAGTAGACCGGGACTCTGGAGAGTTGGCGAGTTTGTTCAACGAGCAGGATGAGGCTGTTAAGTGGATGATCGCCAGAGCTATTGAAGTGGCTCGTCGGGAGGGATGCAAGATTGGGCTTTGCGGTGAGGCACCGAGCAATCATCCTGAGTTTGCTAAGTTCTTGGTTGATGCGGGAATCGATTCCATCTCTGTTAGTCCGGATAGTTTTGTTCAGGTTATGAAACACGTGGTGGCTAGTGAACAGGGCTTGTAA
- a CDS encoding hypothetical protein (At least one base has a quality score < 10): MAEEQKNVEVPQEIKPETAPAPVNETPTEALATEDKPAEEDKPTETEKSKTENKEIKPIEEGHLGHKAHDFSFPRSLIASKEFFFFGTDAFEPKALTQYLKTEKSAETAHSNIAWASHTGQGLLFFGDKMNPSGIISLADATEPEIDASHKFHFTSKGNKHSFKAANTAERDNWVAQLKLKIAEAKELATTVTESEAYKKTIESFKPPPPKEEAKAEEATFTLATEGTPKEELKEELKEERITRMLRKLEDRVESLESQLKDMKDMTTKMDNNMGSLMGMFKEFMKVSAVTSEATK; the protein is encoded by the exons ATGGCCGAGGAACAGAAGAACGTCGAGGTCCCTCAGGAGATCAAGCCCGAGACCGCTCCCGCTCCCGTCAACGAGACCCCCACCGAGGCTCTCGCCACCGAGGACAAGCCCGCCGAGGAGGACAAGCCTACTGAGACTGAGAAGTCCAAGActgagaacaaggagatCAAGCCCATTGAGGAGGGCCATCTGGGCCACAAGGCTCATGACTTCAGCTTCCCCAG GAGCCTGATTGCCAGCAAGgagttcttcttcttcggcacCGACGCCTTCGAGCCCAAAGCGCTCACACAGTACCTTAAGACCGAGAAGTCGGCCGAGACTGCCCACAGCAACATCGCCTGGGCCTCTCACACCGGTCAGggtctcctcttcttcggcgACAAAATGAACCCATCCGGCATCATCAGCCTG GCCGACGCCACTGAGCCCGAGATAGATGCCTCCCACAAGTTCCATTTCACCTCCAAGGGCAATAAGCACAGCTTCAAGGCTGCCAACACTGCTGAACGTGACAACTGGGTCGCCCAGCTGAAACTCAAGATCGCTGAGGCTAAGGAGCTCGCTACCACCGTCACCGAGTCTGAGGCTTATAAGAAGACCATTGAGAGCTTcaagcctcctcctcccaaggaggaggccaaggctgaggaggccACCTTTACTCTCGCCACCGAGGGGACACCCAAggaggagctcaaggaggagctcaaggaggagCGCATCACTCGAATGCTCCGGAAGCTGGAGGACAGGGTCGAGAGCCTAGAAAGCCAGCTGAAGGATATGAAGGATATGACTACGAAGATGGATAATAACATGGGTTCATTAATGGGTATGTTTAAGGAATTCATGAAGGTATCTGCTGTCACTTCCGAGGCGACTAAGTAG
- a CDS encoding pyruvate decarboxylase, with product MSPFTVGDYLAERLVQIGIRHHFIVPGDYNLILRDKLEAHPSLTEIGCTNELNCSLAAEGYARANGIGVCIVTYSVGAFSTFNGIGSAYAERLPLILVSGAPNTNDVGQHLLHHTLSEYDTTYQLEMARKITCFAARVRQALNAPGIIDTAIRAALTQTKPVYIEVPVNLAGETCLRPGPITSLLTSAPCNQHALDVAVSKSCELIGTKHRCIILVGPLVRRAKAQDALLQLAEAIGCAVVIQPAAKGSFPEDHAQFAGMFWGQVSTLAADAIVNWADLLICIGTVFTDYSTVGWTALPSVPQLVVDMNNITVASKLYCSLIEMHDFLSRLAATVGWNDTTMIEYNRLRPDPSLGKPSRGPEKLTRKEIARQTQALLSLNPDTTVFADTGDSWFNGLKLSLPFGAEFEIEMQWGHPGWSIPASFGYTLARPQRQIIVMVGDGAFQMTAQEVSQMVRYRVPIIILLMNNRGYTIEVEIHDGLYNRVQNWDYGHLVEAFSCEDEGKIALGLEARTSEELSNGLERAVAHTDGPTLINCIIHQDDCSRELITWGHFVAAANVRGPKKD from the coding sequence ATGTCGCCCTTCACCGTGGGTGATTATCTTGCTGAGAGGCTTGTCCAGATCGGAATCCGTCATCATTTCATTGTCCCAGGGGACTACAACCTAATTCTCCGCGACAAGCTTGAGGCTCATCCGTCCCTGACTGAAATAGGCTGCACGAATGAGCTCAACTGCTCTCTCGCCGCTGAAGGCTATGCTCGCGCGAATGGCATTGGTGTCTGTATCGTGACGTACAGCGTCGGCGCTTTCTCTACCTTCAATGGAATCGGCAGTGCCTACGCTGAGAGACTTCCTCTTATCCTTGTTAGTGGAGCGCCTAATACCAACGATGTGGGCCAACACCTACTCCATCACACTCTTAGTGAATATGACACGACATATCAGCTTGAGATGGCCAGAAAGATCACTTGTTTCGCGGCTCGTGTGCGTCAGGCATTGAACGCTCCTGGGATTATCGATACAGCTATCCGAGCTGCCCTCACACAAACGAAACCTGTTTACATAGAGGTTCCAGTTAACCTTGCGGGCGAGACCTGTCTTCGTCCTGGACCTATAACCTCGCTTCTTACATCAGCTCCATGCAACCAACACGCACTCGATGTTGCTGTATCCAAATCGTGCGAGCTTATTGGTACCAAACACAGGTGCATTATCCTTGTTGGGCCCCTGGTACGTAGGGCCAAAGCTCAGGATGCTCTCCTTCAATTGGCAGAGGCGATCGGATGTGCTGTCGTCATCCAACCAGCTGCCAAGGGCTCATTTCCTGAAGATCATGCACAGTTTGCTGGCATGTTTTGGGGTCAGGTCAGCACCCTAGCGGCTGACGCTATCGTAAATTGGGCTGATCTGCTTATTTGCATTGGCACTGTCTTCACCGACTACAGCACTGTTGGTTGGACAGCTTTACCAAGTGTCCCGcagcttgttgttgatatgaACAATATAACAGTGGCTTCCAAGCTCTACTGCAGCCTTATTGAAATGCACGACTTTCTGTCGAGACTAGCTGCGACAGTTGGCTGGAATGATACTACCATGATTGAGTATAACAGGTTACGTCCTGATCCATCTCTGGGAAAACCCTCACGTGGTCCTGAGAAGTTAACGAGAAAGGAGATTGCTCGACAAACGCAAGCCCTGCTGTCACTTAACCCTGATACTACGGTGTTTGCGGACACTGGTGACTCATGGTTTAACGGACTGAAGTTGAGTCTTCCATTTGGAGCTGAATTTGAGATTGAAATGCAATGGGGCCATCCTGGATGGTCTATTCCCGCATCATTCGGTTACACCCTTGCAAGGCCGCAACGACAGATTATCGTCATGGTTGGAGACGGTGCCTTCCAGATGACAGCCCAGGAAGTATCTCAAATGGTAAGATACAGAGTGCCTATCATTATACTCCTCATGAATAACCGAGGCTACACTATCGAGGTGGAAATTCACGATGGACTATATAATCGAGTTCAGAACTGGGATTATGGTCATTTAGTCGAGGCGTTTAGttgtgaggatgaaggaaAGATCGCGCTTGGTCTTGAAGCTCGCACTTCTGAGGAACTTTCGAATGGTTTGGAACGAGCCGTTGCGCATACTGATGGTCCAACGCTCATTAATTGTATTATCCATCAAGACGACTGTAGTCGGGAGTTGATTACTTGGGGGCATTTTGTAGCTGCTGCTAATGTTCGAGGGCCGAAGAAGGATTAG